TAAGGGGCCGCATTGCGGTTTTTCCTCCCCATATCCTATGTACACTCTGTTATTTCTTCTAATTCATATAGTCTCTGGCTCTGCTTCCACAAAACCAAGTTCTCTGGTGGGTTAAAATTTGAGCTGCAACCTTCCCTGAAATTGAGGATTCGACTGAAGTTTCCTGGGCGTTTTCCAAATGTAAATCCCCTATTTGTGTACTTTGCTTTCTGTCTTCAGGTGCTCGGGAGGCTCTCCTACCGTCTGTCTGCCTGGAGTCTGATTTGGGGCATGGCAGCTGTGGTGCTGTGCAGGGCACAAGGTAAGATCCCGATTCCTCTGCCTGGAGCCCAGCAAACACTGTTTCTGCGTTGGCGACCTTAGGCCCCTGTTGTTTGTGCTGCGTTGGCTCCATTTGTGTGCGTGATTTATTCAGACATGTGATTTGCTTGAAGAAGTCCCAGTGGTGCTTTTGGCTttctagatttttatttttaatgttgaagAACACTTTGGTATTTAGAAGCTGTGTCCATAGATGAACCAGACTTaaacgtatatatatacacatacacaatatacatgtatatatgtgtatgtatatacatatatatgcatatatgtatgtgtgtatatatacacacacagatggaaaccctagtggcatagtggttaggtgctatggctgctaaccaaagagttggcagtttaaatccaccaggcgctcctcggaaactctaaggggcagttctactctgtcctatagggttgctgtgagtcggaatcaacttgatggcagtgggtggatacatatatatatatatatatatatatatatatatatacacacacattggagacctggtggctcatTGGTTAAGAgcccgactgctaaccaaaaggtcggcagttcaaatccaccagccactccttgggtttcctatggagcagctctactctgccctatagggtcccctatgagttggaatggagttgacagcaacaggtatccaaaatatatatatatgtatgtatgtatatatatatataatttctaagTTAAACTAATATTTTCTTCACCTATCGAATTggataactttaaaaaataataatgcccTGTGTTTGCAATGGGGGTGCTTGGTGAAGTATGAATGGATACCACCTTTTTagaatgtaatttggcagtaagTCTTAAAATTGGATGTGCTGCTAGTTAcaggaaattttgaaaaatacagaaatataaaGGTTATGTTAGTTCACTTTTCTATTGTGTAGAAAATGTGCCTGCACCATCTACTTGTCCGCTAAATTTCGTAGGTGTGCCAGACCACCCTCGTACATTCCTCTGGGAGCCACCCCTCACTTTGCTACTGGCCTTTAATTCCTTCCCTGGGTGTCTGCGGAGGCCAGGAATGCTGGTGAAGGGAGGCAGGTTTCATAGCCATCTACAACCCTGTTCTGCAGTACCCACCACAGGGTTTACAGACAGGCTGGGGACACCTAGGTGCTATTCCATGTAAGCAGCAACGGTAAACTTTCCACTAAATGATTTCTTCCAaagtcaaagagaaaatcacccaAGGAGTTAGCCCCTAACGTCAACCCCCTTTTCATGGTCCGTTCTAAAAGCATTAATTTCTACGAAATCTTGCCAAactgtctggaagctccaaccTCGACAGCAGGTATTGTCTCCCAGAACTTTTTCCATCTTCCAAGAGTGAACGTCACTAAAATTGGAGTTATGAAACTTGCAGCGTTCCCGAGTGCATACGTTGTTATGCCTGCGTTTTCATCCCTGCTGTTGGGGGCGGGGGTTGTTTGTTTataccgcctttttttttttaaaaaaaaaaaatagcacttgcCAATATTTTATCTATACTATTAGTCTTTAAAAAGTCACACCAGACTTTTGTGCTTTTGATCAAGTCTGCATTTTGTATGCGAATTCATTAATTTACACTTTTATCTTTATGAATTCGCTTCTAATTGGGGGCATTTGCACCTGCATATGATTCATTTTTCAGTCATAGCTCCTAATAAATATAGTTAGGGTTAAACATTtccctctgagaactgctttacCTGTTTCCACAGATTTTAACATATTATACTCTCATTGTCATTTAGCTCTAAGAATTTGTCATTTCTACTATGATTTCAATTTAACCAAAGACTTAAAAGAAGCATGCAAATTTCTGTTCTGCTGCACTACCATTAAATATTGACCAAACATTTGAACCTCCATTTCTCTAGCAACATCAGGAGTGTGGATACACATCACTCTCTTCTTTGTGTCCTTCTTTACCTTTTCTATATTTGACTTTGAACATGCATTACCTTTGTAATCAGAAAAATatgtgtttgcttgtttatttatttacttatttaaagttttaaatcATAAATTCTTTTCTTCATAGGGCAAGTGGTGACCCAGGATGAAAGAGAGCTGCTGAACACTCCCGCTTCCTTAAGATGCTCTCTGCAAACTGACAAGGAAGTCTTGATTGTGACATGGCAGAAAATAAAGGCTACAAGCCCAGAAAACATGGCCACCTTCAGCGAGAACCATGGGGTTGTAGTTCAGCCTCCCTATAAGGACAGGGTGAACATCACACAGCTGGGGCTCCGAAACTCAACCCTAACCTTCTGGAATACCACCGTGGAGGATGAAGGGTGCTTCATGTGTCTCTTCAATACCTTTGGATCTGGAAAGATCTCTGGAAAAACCTGCCTCACCCTCTATGGTGAGCGTCTCTGAGAATACATTACCTGTGGCTGGAAATATTTTCCAGAATGCTTGGAACATGGTTGCTGTGCCTAGTTTTTCTGGGTCCTCACCACAGAAAAGTTAGCCTTCCTTGTCTGCTGTAGCTGTCGTTATGGTTATCGGAGAGTTCACAGGCTACGTTCAGATCTTTGCCTGGAGCTATCTTTGCttggaggagtccttgggtggcacaaatgattaagcacccaactactagctgaaaggttggcagtttgaacccacccagaggccctgggaagaaagaccttgtaatctgcttttgaaaggtcacagccattgagaaccctatgaagcagttctactctgcacacatggtgtcaccatgagtcagagcagacttgatGGCAGGTGACAGCAACAGTCCTTGGAAGATTCCACTGCCATCAAGAGTAAATTGAGGACAATGATGGGCACACACTCTCCATAAGCACCAATATGGTCCAGACCTGGCTGCCACTAGCAGTCATGTGGCCCTAGGAGGGTCTCCCCATTCTCTGCTCCTGAATTTCTTTATCTGCCCAACTAATGTGACATAGATAGTTTCTGAGGTCCCTTAAAGCTTTATGAGTATTTTGAAACAAAGGACAGAGCCAACTTGGGCAAACTCAGAGCTGGTTATGGTGATGGGTTCTCATTTTGCTTCAAGGTAGCTGTCTCTGGGTTAGTAAGGAGACCTGACAAGAGACTGGTCACACCTGAAATGACGCCAACTTGGAATGTAACTGAATAATAAGCATTCTTTTAAAATCAGAGAGACTGGTTGGATGAGATTCTGAGATTAAGGATTGAGGATTAGGAATAAGGGGTAACTTTAATGCATGGAACTCTTGGTGGTCACTTTAGGAGAGGAAAAACAAGCTTAGACAGGGTTATTAGTAATATTAAAGTGAAAGTTTGAGCACTCCAAGGATATCGGACATGAAGGAAGAGGAAGCTCACTGGTAAGAATGCAAGACAGGTATACAACACCAAGTACAAGTTTCTTTCACTTATTTTGCCTATAATGAGTCCTCGATGCAGGATTTTATGGCCAACTTCCTTCTTGATTTTCAtggctttcattcattcattctacttCACCTCcattctccctcctttccttcctccctcctttccttttttccttcctgtctcaTTTTTCTCCGTTTCCTTTCTTACGTTGTGTTTTCTTGTTTCTGTTActtttttcttatctttctctTACTCTCACTCTTTATCTCATATTTGTCTTTCTTATTTTTATCCCCAGAATTGGAGTCCTCTGAGTCTTCTAGCTGATAATCCTGTGGTTACCTTCTATATTGACCCTTTCTAGCCACAACCAAAAGCTTTGATCTAAGCCATTCTTTGCTACACCCAGTCTGGCCACATCAGCCATACTCCTCGTCCTTTGATGATATCCCTCTTCATCCAGTACACATGGACATTAATAATCCGGACCCTCTTTGCACAGAGCCACAGTCCTGTAACCCCATTTCCTCCACCTTTCTGCATCCTCCTTGAATAAATAACCAAGGACCACACTTTTGTTTAACAAGACTGTTAATCATTTTGTGGGCTCCAAAGTCAACCATGAAAAGGCAAGTCTGCATTTGCCTAGCAGAGATAAACTGCagtttccaagaaaaatgaactCATTAATCTCTTTTAAAAGAGAACAGGCTAGATCTGGCCTGAAAATAACACCCTTTTCTCATAAGCTAGCTATTTAGTCTTGACTCCAAGGTTCTTCTAGCAGTCATTTGCATTTTGTGTGATCTTCCAGACAGGGATTTTCCAAGTGACCTTCCATGTATCTCATTCACTGGTCCAGCTTCAAGCAGAGAACAGCTGTCTTTAAGCAGCAGCCCCTCTATGGGCTCTCTGTTCTGGTGCTTCTTAAGAGCTGTGGGCTGCCTGTATGGAGCTATCAGTCAGGGATTATTGTCAATCTGTTTGAGCAGAATACCCAGTATAAGGCAGAGTTCCTGCATTGCCCATGGAAAAGAATAGAATAATTcaactctggactgctagggagAGAAGAGAAATACCTGACTTCTCAGTATCCTCTCACTTTTGAAAAGGGTCTCTCTCCTCACAGGGTTGTACTAGGCCAGTCTCCCTCCTGCAAGTCAGAGATTTAGACACAGAAAGAACTGGGAAGGCCCCagttcaggtgggacatactacCTTGTGTTTCTAGCCACCGCTGTCTTTCTGTAAGGATCTTGCCCTCATTTCTGAGGAGAATACAAGGCCTGACCAGATGTGTAACTGACAGCagaccattattatttttttttgtcccaGTGCCGCCCACAGTATCCCTTCACTACGAATTCTTTGAAGATGGCTTAAATATCACCTGTTCTGCCACTGCCCGCCCAGCCCCTGTGATCTTCTGGAAGGTGGCTGGGTCCGGAATTGAGAACAGTACCAAGACTGTCTTACACCGCAATGGGACCACGTCTGTCACCAGCATCCTGCAGGTCAAAGACCCCAAGAGTCAGGTGGGGAACGAGGAGGTGATCTGCAAGGTGCTGCACTTGGGGACTGTGACTGACATCAGGCAAACCGTGAGCAAAGGTAAGAgaaggtggagaaagatggctgtgATGACAACTATGGGTGCACACCTGGCAGGTGGTGTCTCTCCCACAGGGACCTTCCCCTCTTAacaaggggagggaagggggataAGTAGGGAAAGGAAAACAGAGTTAGGAAAGCAAATGGAGCAGATTTTCAGAAAAGTGTCCACGTACTAAATGCTTTTACTGAGATTTACTCATTCACTTATTCTAGCATTccaacaacatttattgagtgcctgttgtatgccggaaaccctggtggcacagtggttaagtgctatggctgctaaccaaaaggtcagcagtttgaatccaccaggcactccttgggaactctatggggcagttctactctgtcctatagggtcactatgaatcggactcaatggcaacgggtttgggtttttttgttgttgtgtgccacgcCTGGGCTAAACACCGGAAATGCAACAGTGACCAAGGCTCAGCCCCTGCACTCAGAGAGCTTCTAGTCTACTAGGGGACACAGAGAAGTGGCTGGGTAACTGTACAACTGTGTGTTAAATGCTTTAATAAGAGCTCACCATGGGGACAGCTGGGGAGTGGGGGACGCAAGCTCAATTTGGGGTGATTAAAAAGATTTCCTGTAAGTGACATCTGTGACGAAAACTTTGCTTAGTCCACACTGTGGGAAGGTGTCCTCAACACCCCTTTTAAACAAGCTGCCTCCCATTCAAGCCCCCTCTGCTCTCTGTGTTTCTGTCTAAACTGCTGGCTCCAGACCTCACTGACACAAGAGGTGAAGTTATGAGAGGGAACAGAATCAACGGTGGTATTAGAGATAAGGTGTTCTAGAGATAACAGCAagagttttcttttcctgtgtagTTTTAAAGTGCCAACTCTGGATGAAGCACTCAGTGACTAGCCTCCTGAAAAATCTTactgctttttttccctttctttgaaGGGGGTGGCATTTTGAACAGCAAACCCTGGGAAAAACTTCCCCACATAAACTTATTGGTTGCAGTAGCCTGTAAGGAGTATCTCCTATAGGCATTTCTGGTGTCCCTGAACAAAAACTAGACTAATCAGAAAATGGATATTTGGGTAAATTTGGCCCAAAAGGTTTGCATTGCAACATTTGGTCGCTTGTAAAGAGATCCTTAGGGGCAGTGGttgttcagcggtagaattcttaccttccatgcgggagaccccgGTTTGCTTCTCAGCTAATGCACTTAGTGacgccaccacctgtctgtcagtggaggcttgcccaTTGCTATGATTTGacacaggtttcaacggagcttccggactaagacagactcggtAGAAAggtatatttattgaatattggCAAGAGATTTAATAACAAAGCACTAGATTAGAAAAAATGCAATGAGAATATTGAGGTGAATTATTTCTTGGGATTGGGATCATGAGATTCATGGTTTTATCCTTTACGCTTTTCTGGATATTCCAAATTTTCCTCAATAATAAACATATATTACTTCAGTGGATTCTATAGAGGAGAATATGTATTTTGGAGGCAAACAGACCTTTGACCAAGCCTGGCCTCTGTCATTTACTACTGTgtgacttaacttctctgagcctcagttttttcatctgttaaATAAggatattaataataatactgAACTCTTTGGATGTTGTGTAGATTAAATCAGATAACACATGCCAAGCTTTTATTACATAGTGATCACATAAAGCATgctggttattattattactcaaCTATTAAGATAAACTATAATAAGATAAAAGAAATCATGAATATAAACCACAAAACCTATGTGTTTTAGGATAATTTTCATTGAAAGTTCAACTCCAAAAAAACTTATCACAACAGTTGCTTTATTACTTTTTGCCTTTTCTGAAAACTTCTTCTGGtggctttgttttcctttttctcccttcaATATCCACAGGCGCCCGGTTTTCAGTTCCACTATTGCTAAGCATTGTTGCCCTGGTAATTTTTCTGGTTTTAATCTCAATCTTACTATACTGGAAACGTCGCCGGAATCAGGACTGAGGTGAGTCATCACAGGGGTACAAAGAAGGAAACAAGTTAAAGGATTTCTTAAGTCAGTTTGGGGGTCATCTGAAGATATTCATAAAGGGCTGGCAATGGtatgttttgtttgttgtgtCCAAACTACATACATGATGCTGTTTCCAAAATGCTcagggacattttttttttttttttgcaattgggCATTAGATTGGATCTTTCTGTTTTTCAATCACTAAAATGTTTTAAAGGCTAATATTTCATTAGTTGCAAGTAAGGGTTGATAAGAGGAAATGAAGACGTATTTATCCCACCAAAATGGAATCGTCTAATGGCAGAACCCAGTGAAAAAAGTCTTAGCACTCATGCAGGATCCCCCCCGCCCCACCGCCACCTGCTAATGAGAAGGACAAGCTCTTCTCTTTTACAAAATTCCACAGGCCAGTGATACAAGTAAAAGATTTTTTGTGGAATTGTCCAATATATCAGTCACTAAGTAGCTCTTCCTATGTTATTCTCTTTCTATGTCTCAGACCCCAAAGACAACATACAGGTGATCCGCCCTTACAGTAACCTGTGTCATGTCATTCTGCCCTCCAAGACTGTTCATTTTTCTCTATCCCTCACACATCTATCacggtgctcaataaatggtcatTAAAAgagtgaatgcatgaatgaattaatgaatagcTGGATGGATAGATTTTCCAAGTGATTCGTTCAATCCCATTTCTCCTGTTTCAATTTAGCACCTCAAAAATGCCAGCGGGTGCCAAACTTTGTGAGccactgtgtcatggattgaatagtgtcccccccaaaatatctgtcaatttggttaggccatgatttccagtattgtgtgattgtctactattttgtcgtctgatatgattttcctatgtatcataaatcctatctctatgttgtcaatgagatgggattagcagcacttatgttaatgaggcaggactcaatctacaatattcaATTGtgccttaagccagtctcttttgagatataaaagagataagcaagcatagagacatggggacctcataccatcaagaaagtagtgccaggagcagaatttGTTCTTTGGGCCCAGGGAcactgtactgagaagctcctagtccaggggaagtttgatgacgagggcctttctccagagccaacagagagagaaagcctttccctagagctgatgtcctgagtttggacttctagcctcctagactgtgagagaataaatttgtcttcgttaaagccatccaattgtggtatttgtgttatagtaaAAAACCAGTGCTTGCTAATTAAGACACACCGTAAAATAAGATAGGCAGTAAAACAAGAGGAATGAGAGCTATAGCTCTCCCTCTACAAGAAGGAGAGATAAATACATTTCTTTGGTTCCTGAAGGCAGTGTGTACTTTTTTTAAGTGAATGCAATCTGTCTTTTATGTGCGTGTAACGAGAATTTCCTAGGTTAAGGAGTGATACGCAAGCTTCCTCCGTCTCAGATGACTAAAAGATAGGGATCAGTGAAGTGAAAAAGGTTGGCTTTGAGTATTATTTTAGATTTGTATTAAAAATCTCACCCAAATGTTACCTCCCCCCTTTATCTAATGTTTAATAGACTAATATCTTTCACTTTCTAGGTTCTATGAACACTTTATGCCACCCAAACCTTATATAAACACCAGATTAATTCCTATAAAACCAGCAACCAACCTTCAGTGTCAGTAACCCTTTTGCTAAAGTAGATAAAACTATTTATTCCATGGGGGAGGGGAGTACAGATCAAATAATCTTTTTGTGCATAAACATAAACTCATAGAATTCATGCGCACTTCAGAGGCAGAAGGGCTGTTTACTTTATCCAAACATTTCACTTTTCTTATTGGAAACTGAGGCCCGAAGAGAGAAGATGGCttccctaaggtcacacagctcattaACAGCAGACCTAGGACTAGAACCCTGGTCTCCTCACCTGTGCCAGAATGTTTTTCCAGTCATCTCTGACAGC
This is a stretch of genomic DNA from Elephas maximus indicus isolate mEleMax1 chromosome 1, mEleMax1 primary haplotype, whole genome shotgun sequence. It encodes these proteins:
- the LOC126071864 gene encoding OX-2 membrane glycoprotein-like isoform X2; this encodes MERPVSRVLGRLSYRLSAWSLIWGMAAVVLCRAQGQVVTQDERELLNTPASLRCSLQTDKEVLIVTWQKIKATSPENMATFSENHGVVVQPPYKDRVNITQLGLRNSTLTFWNTTVEDEGCFMCLFNTFGSGKISGKTCLTLYVPPTVSLHYEFFEDGLNITCSATARPAPVIFWKVAGSGIENSTKTVLHRNGTTSVTSILQVKDPKSQVGNEEVICKVLHLGTVTDIRQTVSKGARFSVPLLLSIVALVIFLVLISILLYWKRRRNQD
- the LOC126071864 gene encoding OX-2 membrane glycoprotein-like isoform X4 gives rise to the protein MERPVSRVLGRLSYRLSAWSLIWGMAAVVLCRAQGQVVTQDERELLNTPASLRCSLQTDKEVLIVTWQKIKATSPENMATFSENHGVVVQPPYKDRVNITQLGLRNSTLTFWNTTVEDEGCFMCLFNTFGSGKISGKTCLTLYVPPTVSLHYEFFEDGLNITCSATARPAPVIFWKVAGSGIENSTKTVLHRNGTTSVTSILQVKDPKSQVGNEEVICKVLHLGTVTDIRQTVSKDKSYSSFKALLKCS
- the LOC126071864 gene encoding OX-2 membrane glycoprotein-like isoform X5, with product MERPVSRVLGRLSYRLSAWSLIWGMAAVVLCRAQGQVVTQDERELLNTPASLRCSLQTDKEVLIVTWQKIKATSPENMATFSENHGVVVQPPYKDRVNITQLGLRNSTLTFWNTTVEDEGCFMCLFNTFGSGKISGKTCLTLYVPPTVSLHYEFFEDGLNITCSATARPAPVIFWKVAGSGIENSTKTVLHRNGTTSVTSILQVKDPKSQVGNEEVICKVLHLGTVTDIRQTVSKAVCP
- the LOC126071864 gene encoding OX-2 membrane glycoprotein-like isoform X6, coding for MERPVSRVLGRLSYRLSAWSLIWGMAAVVLCRAQGQVVTQDERELLNTPASLRCSLQTDKEVLIVTWQKIKATSPENMATFSENHGVVVQPPYKDRVNITQLGLRNSTLTFWNTTVEDEGCFMCLFNTFGSGKISGKTCLTLYVPPTVSLHYEFFEDGLNITCSATARPAPVIFWKVAGSGIENSTKTVLHRNGTTSVTSILQVKDPKSQVGNEEVICKVLHLGTVTDIRQTVSKVCP
- the LOC126071864 gene encoding OX-2 membrane glycoprotein-like isoform X3 translates to MERPVLGRLSYRLSAWSLIWGMAAVVLCRAQGQVVTQDERELLNTPASLRCSLQTDKEVLIVTWQKIKATSPENMATFSENHGVVVQPPYKDRVNITQLGLRNSTLTFWNTTVEDEGCFMCLFNTFGSGKISGKTCLTLYVPPTVSLHYEFFEDGLNITCSATARPAPVIFWKVAGSGIENSTKTVLHRNGTTSVTSILQVKDPKSQVGNEEVICKVLHLGTVTDIRQTVSKGARFSVPLLLSIVALVIFLVLISILLYWKRRRNQD
- the LOC126071864 gene encoding OX-2 membrane glycoprotein-like isoform X7, coding for MERPVSRVLGRLSYRLSAWSLIWGMAAVVLCRAQGQVVTQDERELLNTPASLRCSLQTDKEVLIVTWQKIKATSPENMATFSENHGVVVQPPYKDRVNITQLGLRNSTLTFWNTTVEDEGCFMCLFNTFGSGKISGKTCLTLYVPPTVSLHYEFFEDGLNITCSATARPAPVIFWKVAGSGIENSTKTVLHRNGTTSVTSILQVKDPKSQVGNEEVICKVLHLGTVTDIRQTVSKEP